A single window of Pontiella agarivorans DNA harbors:
- the pilM gene encoding pilus assembly protein PilM → MSGVSRENIAGINIADGVVSVSRIVRRGRHKIALTHGGWMEYAPDASEDEIIRVIGQLWKKTRMPTRTVCVGLHTRSLCLKYFKYPDLAPRELASALNLEAEESLQLPPEEIALDWHLNRPKNDPYTQLGEQLHGMMVAVSKNEVNQQLNLLKKAGLFPVITDVGCTSLCNLFLALRGDKVNENNAVCVVNLARYSADISILYNDHYIYPRTIISRSAEWSSKLQYLIENISDALLYYHVKVDKTPVTQLALTGFVPKEPEFVAQIHDTIGLPTEVWSPLKDDHFIVSHKVRSTKHRDVISPLMTTSLGLGLRNT, encoded by the coding sequence GTGAGTGGTGTGAGCAGAGAAAACATTGCCGGTATCAATATTGCCGACGGTGTGGTGAGTGTGTCACGAATCGTTCGGCGGGGCCGTCATAAAATTGCGTTAACGCATGGTGGCTGGATGGAATATGCGCCGGATGCTTCGGAGGATGAAATCATTCGGGTGATTGGTCAGCTCTGGAAAAAAACGCGCATGCCGACCCGTACGGTGTGTGTCGGTCTGCATACCCGTTCGCTCTGTCTGAAATATTTTAAATATCCGGATCTTGCGCCGCGCGAGCTCGCCTCGGCATTGAATCTGGAGGCCGAAGAATCGTTGCAGCTTCCTCCGGAGGAAATTGCTTTGGACTGGCATCTGAACCGACCGAAGAATGATCCCTATACCCAGTTGGGGGAGCAACTGCATGGGATGATGGTAGCGGTTTCGAAGAACGAAGTTAATCAGCAGTTGAATCTGTTGAAAAAGGCGGGACTCTTTCCGGTGATTACCGATGTGGGCTGCACCTCGCTTTGCAATCTGTTTCTGGCTTTGCGCGGCGATAAAGTGAATGAAAACAATGCGGTCTGTGTGGTTAATCTGGCGCGCTACAGCGCAGATATCTCTATTTTGTACAACGACCATTATATTTATCCGCGAACCATCATTTCGCGTTCAGCCGAATGGTCGAGTAAACTGCAGTATCTGATCGAGAATATCTCCGATGCGTTGCTTTATTATCATGTGAAAGTCGATAAAACACCGGTTACGCAGTTGGCCCTTACCGGGTTTGTGCCTAAGGAGCCGGAGTTTGTTGCCCAAATACATGATACGATCGGGTTGCCTACGGAAGTGTGGAGTCCGCTCAAAGACGATCATTTCATTGTATCGCATAAGGTAAGGTCAACGAAGCATCGTGATGTGATCTCCCCGCTGATGACTACCAGTCTTGGACTGGGACTGAGGAACACCTGA
- a CDS encoding secretin and TonB N-terminal domain-containing protein, translating to MIKQLNTSRVLRSPAGVFVFLVWVQMGAVAQVASEAGEARTQIIEPETNNIKASEYVSINVKDANIAEVLKAYSLQTGQSIVVGPDVVSDSVNVRLNNIPWEEALDVILKPYGFGYRVVGDTIVISKLENIVTVEGIEPLVSEVFRLGYRDAYDIQAIIEAQLSARGKYTILETKSLPGWEFGGEGSSSGAATEGGVRQRRVREEIRKSKTIVVTDVPSAITKIEKIIKKIDVMPEQVLIEAKFLEISKGAGSDIGLDYVQGLENVDDSLQSSGSSLQPQSVNSDVLKVLNSVSGYPNPLNTAAAGGYGMDEGLRLSHALIGDWGAEMLFKFIAQDDDSNILSAPRVLTLNNQEAAILVGEKFPIIESQNNTGSGSSITSTSLDYYENIGIQLNVIPQVCADEYVNMIVHPAVSQIQGYESGLVTAGSDVQSGTRYPILDIREAETQIMIKSDQTAIIGGLQEERDKEIIKKIPILGDIPFLGRLFRRETLSKEKIDLLIFIKASVVDTESYQMDSAAAHARRVKLMELDLLQPDVADKAVSNPAETAASVRDSAQILALVQDKNSTMTTNAPTTK from the coding sequence ATGATTAAGCAGTTGAATACATCACGCGTACTGCGCTCTCCGGCGGGAGTGTTCGTTTTTCTCGTGTGGGTGCAAATGGGGGCGGTTGCGCAGGTGGCTTCAGAGGCGGGGGAGGCCCGTACGCAGATAATCGAGCCGGAAACGAATAATATCAAAGCCTCGGAATATGTCTCTATTAATGTCAAAGATGCCAATATTGCTGAAGTGCTGAAAGCGTATTCCCTGCAGACGGGACAGAGTATTGTGGTTGGGCCCGACGTGGTTTCCGACAGTGTGAATGTGCGCCTGAATAATATTCCGTGGGAAGAGGCGCTTGATGTTATTCTGAAGCCTTACGGTTTTGGATATCGTGTGGTCGGCGATACCATCGTGATCAGCAAGTTGGAAAATATTGTGACTGTTGAAGGCATTGAACCGCTGGTTTCCGAGGTCTTCCGCCTCGGTTACCGGGATGCGTATGATATACAGGCGATCATCGAGGCGCAGCTGAGTGCGCGCGGAAAATACACGATTCTCGAAACCAAGAGTCTGCCGGGATGGGAGTTCGGTGGCGAAGGATCGAGCAGTGGTGCGGCGACTGAGGGCGGTGTGCGTCAGCGCAGGGTGCGAGAAGAAATCCGAAAAAGTAAAACCATTGTTGTGACCGACGTGCCTTCGGCGATCACCAAAATTGAAAAAATTATTAAAAAGATTGATGTGATGCCGGAGCAGGTTCTGATTGAGGCGAAATTTCTTGAGATCTCGAAGGGGGCCGGATCGGATATCGGATTGGATTATGTTCAAGGGTTGGAAAATGTTGATGACTCCCTGCAGAGCAGCGGGAGTTCGCTTCAGCCGCAATCCGTAAACTCGGATGTTCTGAAAGTACTCAACAGTGTGTCCGGTTATCCCAATCCGCTGAATACGGCGGCCGCCGGCGGTTACGGAATGGATGAAGGGTTGCGTCTGTCGCATGCCCTTATCGGGGACTGGGGAGCGGAAATGCTCTTCAAATTTATTGCTCAGGACGATGATTCCAACATTCTTTCCGCACCGCGCGTATTGACTTTGAATAATCAGGAAGCGGCGATTTTGGTTGGCGAAAAATTTCCAATTATTGAATCGCAGAACAACACTGGAAGCGGAAGCTCGATAACATCTACGAGCCTGGACTATTATGAAAACATCGGTATTCAGTTGAATGTAATCCCGCAGGTGTGTGCAGATGAGTATGTGAATATGATTGTGCACCCGGCGGTCAGTCAGATTCAGGGGTATGAATCAGGATTGGTTACCGCCGGATCGGATGTTCAGTCCGGTACGCGCTATCCCATCCTCGACATCCGTGAGGCGGAGACCCAGATTATGATCAAAAGCGACCAGACCGCTATCATCGGGGGCCTCCAGGAAGAGCGGGATAAAGAGATTATCAAAAAAATTCCGATCCTCGGTGATATACCTTTTCTGGGTCGCCTGTTCCGTCGCGAAACCCTTTCCAAAGAGAAGATCGATCTGCTCATTTTTATCAAGGCATCGGTTGTGGATACTGAATCCTATCAGATGGACTCCGCTGCGGCGCATGCCCGCCGGGTCAAGCTTATGGAACTTGATCTGCTGCAGCCGGATGTCGCCGATAAGGCGGTCTCGAATCCGGCTGAAACCGCGGCCTCTGTGAGGGACAGTGCGCAAATTCTGGCTTTGGTTCAGGATAAGAATTCCACGATGACGACTAATGCACCGACTACAAAATGA
- a CDS encoding type II secretion system protein translates to MKNMKQKKAGFTLVELMVVAIIVAILAAVAIPLMTGNTDRAIATEAQAGCGTIGTAIRMASVEGTAVSSGMELDSLPGISNGDLTGNYYNHGDYSLVSYTANNEYSVSAAANATKGGVFVQMNVTPEGTTWAYEEPDAE, encoded by the coding sequence ATGAAAAACATGAAGCAGAAAAAAGCAGGTTTCACGCTCGTAGAGCTGATGGTAGTTGCCATTATTGTGGCTATTCTGGCAGCGGTTGCTATTCCGCTGATGACGGGGAATACTGATCGGGCCATTGCAACAGAGGCCCAGGCCGGCTGCGGCACAATAGGGACAGCCATCCGGATGGCCTCGGTAGAGGGAACCGCAGTATCTTCCGGTATGGAACTCGATAGTCTTCCGGGTATTAGCAACGGGGATTTGACCGGAAATTACTATAATCATGGTGATTACAGCCTTGTATCCTATACCGCCAACAATGAGTATTCCGTCTCGGCTGCGGCAAATGCGACCAAGGGTGGTGTTTTTGTTCAGATGAACGTGACGCCCGAAGGAACAACATGGGCTTACGAAGAACCTGACGCAGAGTAA
- a CDS encoding PilW family protein, with amino-acid sequence MNALKSRSGFTLIELMMAMLAGVVLAVTVFAMLISQHRALENNSQSLKMQRDASLALAMIGREIRQSRIEDILIDGVRFTEDPYAAGSRLDFDAAVTRTNPVSVYVSGNQLLAETPAITLVEDWLTGFTVDFTEGPAVDVALRLDAGNRVGQLLIRGTFVPRN; translated from the coding sequence GTGAATGCTTTGAAATCCAGATCCGGGTTTACACTCATTGAATTAATGATGGCGATGCTGGCCGGAGTGGTTCTGGCGGTAACGGTATTTGCCATGCTGATCTCGCAGCATCGCGCTCTGGAAAATAATTCGCAGTCCCTGAAGATGCAGCGTGATGCATCTCTGGCGCTGGCGATGATCGGCCGCGAGATCCGGCAGTCGCGGATTGAAGATATCCTGATCGATGGAGTCCGATTCACGGAAGATCCGTATGCCGCCGGAAGCCGGTTGGATTTTGATGCTGCGGTAACGCGCACCAACCCGGTTTCCGTATATGTATCCGGCAATCAGTTGCTTGCGGAGACGCCGGCCATCACACTGGTCGAAGACTGGCTCACTGGTTTTACTGTCGATTTTACAGAAGGGCCCGCCGTTGATGTGGCCTTGAGACTGGATGCGGGAAACCGGGTGGGACAACTCCTTATACGAGGCACTTTTGTCCCCCGGAACTGA
- a CDS encoding type II secretion system F family protein, whose amino-acid sequence MPLFSYIAKTNEGQEVRSSLEAGTRLEALESLRKKGLTVIDLFNAEEKARPAAGASTEALKLASPSGKPRRSFSFSSKVKMTDLAVFCRQLAISVNAGVPLRDAIEGIGMELEQPVLKRVSRDMVQQLHDGQSFSEVIRRHPKVFNEMFYGLVKVAEESGKLPETLSQLASYLERADRLQRRIRALAAYPVFIGIFFLVICLIMTLFILPRFTEIFSGLGAELPVFTKIIFSVNTFFVDNFLLILIGVSLLVMSLVFYGRSSSGSYRKDLIKLKAPYAGGCLKKYILARFCRSLAIMVNSGVPISNALEICAHATGNQLLKRNVMGVREMIMTGNRISASLDKAGIFPGLIVRMVAVGEDSGQLPEVLDNVSELYEDQVEVSIMTTMALFEPLIICVFGAFILILVLAIYLPIFTVSMNMR is encoded by the coding sequence ATGCCACTTTTCAGTTATATTGCGAAAACAAATGAAGGACAGGAGGTCCGGTCCTCGCTGGAGGCCGGGACGCGTCTGGAAGCGTTGGAGTCGCTTCGTAAAAAAGGACTAACCGTTATTGATCTTTTCAATGCCGAAGAGAAAGCTCGGCCGGCGGCGGGTGCTTCGACTGAGGCGCTGAAATTGGCTTCTCCATCAGGAAAGCCGCGCCGGAGCTTTTCTTTTTCTTCCAAAGTCAAGATGACGGACCTGGCTGTTTTCTGCCGTCAGCTGGCCATTTCGGTAAATGCCGGGGTTCCGTTGCGTGATGCGATTGAGGGTATCGGGATGGAGCTCGAGCAGCCGGTCCTTAAGCGTGTCAGCCGGGATATGGTTCAGCAGCTTCATGACGGACAGAGCTTTTCTGAGGTAATCCGCCGTCATCCGAAAGTGTTCAACGAAATGTTCTACGGGTTGGTCAAGGTGGCGGAGGAATCGGGAAAACTTCCTGAAACCCTGAGCCAGCTGGCTTCCTATCTGGAACGTGCGGACCGCTTGCAGCGTCGTATCCGTGCATTAGCGGCTTATCCGGTTTTTATCGGCATTTTTTTCTTGGTGATTTGTCTGATTATGACGCTGTTTATTCTGCCGCGCTTTACAGAGATTTTCAGTGGTCTGGGTGCCGAGCTTCCGGTTTTCACGAAAATTATTTTTTCGGTGAATACCTTCTTCGTGGATAATTTTCTGTTGATTCTAATCGGGGTGTCGTTGTTGGTGATGTCATTGGTTTTTTATGGACGCAGCTCTTCAGGCTCGTACCGCAAGGATCTGATCAAGCTGAAGGCTCCTTATGCCGGGGGCTGCCTGAAAAAATATATACTGGCCCGTTTCTGTCGCAGTCTGGCGATTATGGTGAACAGCGGGGTGCCCATTTCAAACGCCCTCGAAATCTGTGCGCATGCCACAGGCAACCAGTTGCTGAAGCGCAACGTGATGGGGGTGCGTGAAATGATTATGACGGGTAACCGGATTTCCGCCAGTCTGGATAAGGCGGGGATTTTTCCAGGACTGATTGTGCGTATGGTCGCGGTTGGGGAGGATTCCGGACAGTTGCCGGAGGTGCTCGATAATGTGTCGGAACTGTATGAGGATCAGGTAGAGGTTTCTATCATGACAACTATGGCGCTGTTCGAACCCTTGATCATCTGTGTGTTCGGAGCCTTTATTCTGATACTGGTTCTTGCGATTTATCTGCCGATTTTCACGGTTTCCATGAATATGAGATAA
- a CDS encoding type IV pilus modification PilV family protein: MKICSTAKSRTRRGFSLIEIMVAVLILGVLAIGGAALMQRTGITVTEQKHKRIALETANRRLEQLRAQPYEFLNDGPVGAVRYASVRYADGSYRIVQDQPEETVSINGSERPVYVELVRFSETVPEREFVQATVYVEYRDGETVSLRTILR, translated from the coding sequence ATGAAGATCTGCTCAACAGCCAAAAGTAGAACACGTCGCGGCTTTTCGCTGATCGAGATCATGGTGGCCGTCCTTATTCTGGGGGTGCTGGCGATTGGCGGAGCTGCGCTGATGCAGCGGACAGGAATAACGGTCACCGAGCAGAAACATAAGCGGATTGCGTTGGAGACAGCCAATCGCCGGCTGGAGCAATTGAGAGCTCAGCCGTACGAATTTTTAAACGATGGTCCTGTCGGTGCGGTACGTTATGCTTCTGTCCGGTATGCTGATGGATCATACCGGATCGTTCAGGATCAACCTGAGGAGACGGTTTCCATTAATGGTTCAGAGCGTCCGGTGTATGTGGAACTGGTGCGGTTCAGTGAAACCGTGCCTGAGCGTGAATTTGTTCAGGCAACCGTATATGTGGAATATCGGGATGGTGAAACCGTATCGCTCAGAACCATTCTGAGATAA
- a CDS encoding pilus assembly PilX family protein, whose protein sequence is MMELLCHEKKRGAVLPAVLLVMILISVIGLGLMRLAYTDSTETARLRNRYQAFWLAEAGLREFAAVVAVPENYTQLEFVGPAPGLVGPDVMRRTFPGFGGYSIDVSADPQNPVSSLKRYTVISTGTALDGETVRIELQAETATFGMFSYSSHSEQNINFDTDDVIGQDMDDLDQNGMLQTDDQLHITGSPDFWAAVRSASGTVDYNDGRLGQYIDPAVFHNGLDLGVDKLDFSQQNFDQIKEQVPVSDRLPGDYAVTFVDNLYVLENKATGSVSTNYISSLGTANEERVIYVTGDVEVKGNVGTSVSVAAEGSVYIVDDLVYTSSIPYGHHTEWPSSYAPDDDEVLGLFSNKRVQISEGWNIGDVDIHATILVTEYEGGTELGEWEETYSGFGAEWDGSGQYDYNSSYGRIYLYGSLSNYRRSAVGLVGGKGYIKYYFYDPRLRRNPAPGTPLTGYEFSEWRML, encoded by the coding sequence ATGATGGAACTGTTATGTCATGAAAAAAAACGTGGTGCGGTCCTTCCTGCTGTGCTTCTCGTCATGATATTGATCAGTGTTATCGGGCTGGGACTGATGAGGCTGGCGTATACCGATTCCACCGAAACGGCTCGGTTGCGGAACCGGTATCAGGCTTTCTGGCTTGCGGAAGCCGGGTTGCGTGAGTTTGCGGCTGTAGTGGCGGTACCAGAAAATTACACCCAGCTGGAGTTTGTCGGGCCTGCTCCGGGCCTGGTGGGTCCGGATGTGATGCGCCGTACGTTTCCCGGTTTCGGAGGCTATTCAATTGATGTGTCTGCAGATCCGCAGAATCCGGTCAGCAGTCTGAAGCGGTATACCGTGATATCCACCGGGACTGCGTTGGACGGGGAAACGGTTCGTATCGAGTTGCAGGCGGAAACTGCGACTTTCGGAATGTTTTCTTATTCGTCTCACAGTGAGCAGAATATTAATTTCGATACCGACGATGTCATTGGTCAGGATATGGATGATCTTGATCAGAATGGGATGTTGCAGACAGACGACCAATTGCACATCACCGGCTCACCTGACTTTTGGGCGGCGGTCCGGTCCGCTTCCGGCACGGTTGATTACAATGATGGGCGACTGGGGCAGTATATCGATCCTGCAGTATTTCATAACGGACTGGATCTTGGCGTAGACAAGCTGGATTTCAGCCAGCAGAACTTCGATCAGATCAAGGAGCAGGTTCCTGTGTCCGACCGCCTTCCCGGAGACTATGCCGTGACATTTGTGGATAATCTCTACGTGTTGGAAAATAAAGCAACCGGAAGCGTTTCCACCAATTATATTTCTTCGCTCGGGACAGCAAATGAAGAGCGGGTCATTTACGTTACAGGAGATGTGGAGGTAAAGGGCAACGTCGGGACCTCGGTCAGTGTGGCGGCCGAGGGGTCGGTATACATTGTTGATGACCTGGTTTATACATCATCCATTCCGTATGGGCACCATACAGAGTGGCCTTCGTCATATGCACCGGACGATGACGAAGTACTGGGTTTATTTTCAAATAAACGGGTTCAGATATCCGAAGGCTGGAATATCGGCGATGTGGATATTCATGCAACGATTCTGGTCACGGAATACGAAGGGGGCACAGAGCTCGGAGAATGGGAGGAGACCTACAGCGGTTTCGGTGCTGAATGGGATGGCTCCGGTCAATACGACTATAATTCTTCGTACGGCAGGATTTACCTGTACGGCAGTCTCAGTAATTACCGTCGTTCGGCGGTGGGGCTGGTTGGGGGAAAAGGGTATATCAAGTATTATTTCTATGATCCGCGGCTGAGGCGGAACCCGGCCCCCGGGACGCCTCTTACGGGGTATGAGTTTTCCGAATGGAGGATGCTGTGA
- a CDS encoding GspE/PulE family protein, giving the protein MIIDQLSEMMIRSGRVGTPELEKALSIQEETDQVLTDILIREELASPEDIARTFSDLLNIPYLELGEEFHLQRDEYDMIPESVARRFCLIPLVKEEGVAITVVMKNPLDMDAVDTVRSLTSFEIHKAVSTEAKIKAVIDKCYREEAYVEAGLQDIVDVEAAGKNGGLETSLGDVDQLIVHANDAPVVRYVNLLLMEAVRDGASDIHFEPGEHSCTVRLRIDGTLHPVTPPPKSLYQAIITRIKILSEMDIAERRLPLDGRFKFKFSGRVVDVRVSSMPLVFGEKVVMRILDKQSLLLDLEDIGFEGENLKRFREILGMPNGIVLLTGPTGSGKTTTLYSALQILKSPTRNVQTVEDPVEYLIEGINQMPTRPKIGLTFAECLRHILRQDPDAVMIGEIRDAETAEIAMRASLTGHLVLSTLHTNDATSSFSRLRDIGIPSYLTAATMRLIIAQRLVKTICPNCKTIYQPDAGELEWVKPIYPDAQDWTYYHGKGCNHCRNSGLKGRRAIFEFMEISPAIREMVHDEVDDLTLRRKAVESGMQTLAENGFQRVREGQTTIGEAINVCVVE; this is encoded by the coding sequence ATGATTATCGACCAACTCAGCGAAATGATGATTCGGAGCGGCCGGGTCGGTACGCCGGAACTGGAAAAGGCTCTGTCGATCCAGGAGGAGACTGACCAGGTTCTTACGGATATTCTGATTCGTGAAGAACTGGCATCGCCGGAAGATATTGCGCGGACTTTTTCCGACCTGCTGAATATCCCGTATCTGGAACTGGGGGAGGAATTTCATCTTCAACGTGATGAATATGACATGATTCCTGAGTCGGTGGCCCGCCGTTTCTGCCTGATTCCTCTCGTGAAAGAGGAAGGAGTGGCGATTACGGTGGTGATGAAAAATCCGCTGGATATGGATGCGGTGGATACGGTGCGGTCGCTGACATCGTTTGAAATTCACAAGGCCGTCAGCACTGAGGCGAAAATCAAGGCGGTTATCGACAAATGCTATCGTGAAGAAGCCTATGTTGAAGCCGGACTTCAGGATATTGTTGATGTTGAAGCCGCAGGAAAAAACGGCGGGCTTGAAACCAGCCTCGGGGATGTGGATCAGCTTATTGTTCATGCCAACGATGCTCCCGTGGTCCGTTATGTAAACCTGCTGTTGATGGAGGCGGTTCGTGACGGTGCATCGGATATTCATTTTGAACCGGGCGAGCACAGCTGCACGGTGCGCCTGCGTATTGATGGAACGCTGCATCCGGTCACTCCCCCGCCGAAATCGTTGTATCAGGCGATTATCACCCGAATCAAAATTCTGTCTGAGATGGATATTGCGGAACGTCGTCTCCCGCTGGATGGACGGTTCAAGTTTAAATTTTCCGGGCGGGTTGTTGATGTGCGTGTTTCTTCGATGCCGCTGGTTTTCGGGGAGAAAGTGGTGATGCGTATTCTGGATAAGCAGAGTCTGCTGCTCGATCTGGAGGATATCGGCTTTGAAGGCGAAAACCTCAAACGTTTCCGGGAGATCCTCGGTATGCCGAACGGGATTGTTCTGCTTACGGGACCGACGGGATCGGGAAAAACGACGACGTTATACAGTGCCCTGCAGATTCTGAAAAGCCCGACCCGGAATGTCCAGACGGTGGAAGATCCGGTGGAATATCTGATTGAAGGTATCAACCAGATGCCGACGCGGCCGAAGATCGGGCTGACTTTTGCAGAATGTCTTCGCCATATTCTGCGTCAGGATCCGGATGCGGTCATGATCGGTGAGATCCGCGATGCAGAGACCGCCGAGATCGCCATGCGGGCTTCGCTGACCGGTCATCTTGTTTTGAGCACGCTGCATACAAATGATGCGACATCGTCGTTCAGCCGTCTGCGCGATATAGGGATCCCATCCTATCTTACGGCGGCTACGATGCGCCTTATTATTGCTCAGCGGCTTGTGAAAACGATCTGTCCAAACTGTAAAACGATTTATCAGCCGGACGCCGGCGAGCTGGAGTGGGTTAAGCCGATCTATCCGGATGCGCAGGACTGGACCTATTATCATGGAAAAGGGTGCAACCACTGCCGTAACAGCGGGTTGAAGGGCCGCCGTGCTATTTTTGAGTTTATGGAGATTTCTCCGGCGATCCGGGAAATGGTGCACGATGAGGTTGATGATCTTACGTTGCGACGGAAAGCGGTAGAGAGCGGTATGCAGACGCTGGCGGAAAACGGATTCCAGCGTGTGCGTGAGGGACAGACCACGATCGGTGAAGCGATCAACGTTTGTGTGGTTGAATAA